In Methanonatronarchaeum sp. AMET-Sl, one genomic interval encodes:
- a CDS encoding cobalamin-dependent protein (Presence of a B(12) (cobalamin)-binding domain implies dependence on cobalamin itself, in one of its several forms, or in some unusual lineages, dependence on a cobalamin-like analog.): MSDEILAKLKEAIETQDIEMAKEWTQKGIDEGMPVKDIIQNGLAQGMEKVGDQFEKAEIYLPEVMMAADAMEECMQLLRPVLEETGEESGQKATVVIATVEGDIHEIGKKVVASMLRGNGYEVVDLGRDIPVDDFVQAVKDNDADVVGASALMSTTMPEQKRIQQAVEPHGVKTIYGGAPVTQEWVDEDVGGDAYAPNAAAAVKAVDEII, translated from the coding sequence ATGTCTGATGAGATTTTGGCGAAGTTGAAGGAAGCGATTGAGACTCAGGATATTGAGATGGCGAAGGAGTGGACGCAGAAAGGTATTGATGAGGGCATGCCTGTTAAAGATATTATTCAGAATGGGCTTGCTCAAGGTATGGAGAAAGTTGGAGATCAATTCGAGAAAGCAGAGATCTATCTGCCTGAAGTTATGATGGCAGCAGACGCTATGGAAGAATGTATGCAGTTACTACGGCCGGTTCTAGAAGAAACAGGAGAAGAAAGTGGACAGAAAGCAACCGTAGTAATAGCAACAGTTGAAGGCGACATACACGAAATAGGTAAAAAAGTCGTAGCAAGCATGCTACGAGGAAACGGATACGAAGTAGTCGACCTAGGAAGAGACATACCAGTAGACGACTTCGTACAAGCAGTAAAAGACAACGACGCAGACGTAGTCGGAGCCAGCGCACTAATGTCAACAACAATGCCAGAACAAAAACGAATACAACAAGCAGTAGAACCACACGGAGTCAAAACAATATACGGCGGAGCACCCGTCACCCAAGAATGGGTAGACGAAGACGTAGGCGGAGACGCATACGCACCAAACGCAGCCGCAGCAGTAAAAGCCGTAGACGAAATAATCTAA
- a CDS encoding NifU family protein: MKEKVEELIEQDIRPKLQMDGGDIELVDIKDKIVKVKLTGACAGCPMSQITLKNTVEQYLKSEIPEIESVESV; encoded by the coding sequence ATGAAAGAAAAGGTAGAAGAACTAATAGAACAAGATATAAGACCCAAACTCCAAATGGATGGCGGAGACATCGAGTTAGTTGACATCAAAGACAAAATAGTTAAAGTTAAGCTAACAGGAGCATGCGCTGGATGCCCAATGTCCCAAATAACACTGAAAAACACAGTAGAACAATACCTAAAATCCGAAATACCTGAAATAGAGTCCGTTGAATCCGTCTAA
- the moaC gene encoding cyclic pyranopterin monophosphate synthase MoaC, whose protein sequence is MTDFSHIKDGKASMVDISTKKNVERTAIASGEIKLKKTTIQAIKNKKIEKGNVLNTARIAGIQAIKKTPENIPLCHPIPITGIDISFKTKKDKIKTTIKVKSIGKTGVEMEALNGVTTTLLTILDMVKSAEKDQHGEYPTTKIENIKINKKTKTDLNE, encoded by the coding sequence ATGACTGATTTTTCACACATAAAAGACGGAAAGGCCAGCATGGTCGACATAAGCACGAAAAAAAACGTAGAAAGAACAGCAATAGCTAGTGGTGAAATAAAACTCAAAAAAACAACAATTCAAGCAATCAAAAACAAAAAAATCGAAAAAGGAAACGTACTAAACACAGCAAGAATAGCAGGCATCCAAGCAATAAAAAAAACACCAGAAAACATACCACTGTGCCATCCAATACCAATCACAGGAATAGACATAAGCTTCAAAACAAAAAAGGACAAAATCAAGACAACAATCAAAGTAAAAAGCATAGGAAAAACTGGAGTCGAAATGGAGGCATTGAACGGAGTAACAACAACACTACTAACAATACTCGACATGGTAAAATCCGCAGAAAAAGACCAACACGGAGAATACCCAACCACCAAGATAGAGAACATAAAAATCAACAAAAAAACAAAAACCGATCTAAATGAATAA
- a CDS encoding MogA/MoaB family molybdenum cofactor biosynthesis protein, with product MNKTKNKHDKSGKFKIKVITVSDTRTLKNDKSGEIIQNELERKGHKITREIIKDEQTKIAKSLKNNDHDAYIYCGGTGISKRDVTVETLTPLFDKKIPGFGEYFRKKSFEEVGTRAMLTRATAGIKNQKPIFAIPGSKNASKLASKIISKEIGHIINHAKRP from the coding sequence ATGAATAAAACAAAAAACAAACACGATAAATCCGGTAAATTCAAAATAAAAGTAATAACAGTAAGCGACACTAGAACACTCAAAAACGATAAATCCGGAGAAATAATACAAAACGAACTAGAAAGAAAAGGCCACAAAATAACAAGAGAAATCATAAAAGACGAACAAACCAAAATAGCCAAAAGCCTTAAAAATAATGACCATGACGCCTACATATATTGTGGAGGAACAGGTATCTCAAAAAGAGACGTAACAGTAGAAACACTAACCCCCTTATTCGACAAAAAAATACCTGGCTTTGGCGAATACTTTCGGAAAAAAAGTTTTGAAGAAGTAGGAACCCGAGCAATGCTAACAAGAGCAACTGCTGGAATAAAAAACCAAAAACCAATCTTCGCAATACCCGGCTCAAAAAACGCATCAAAACTAGCCTCAAAAATAATTTCAAAAGAAATCGGCCACATAATAAACCACGCAAAAAGACCCTGA
- a CDS encoding metal-dependent transcriptional regulator produces the protein MVTEGVEDYLEAISKALENEEKARTNEIAVQLEVSASSVTEMLQKLDKQGYINYEKYQGVTLTSKGREIADDVIETHEAIHRLFIMIGVSPENAEKDACKVEHHLSEETITQLKKFVKYIEETFEGDLKTIKNIKKELEQLKNEEK, from the coding sequence ATGGTAACTGAAGGTGTCGAAGACTATCTTGAAGCTATATCAAAAGCGCTAGAGAATGAAGAAAAAGCACGTACAAACGAAATTGCAGTTCAGCTTGAGGTAAGTGCATCAAGCGTCACTGAAATGCTTCAGAAACTAGATAAACAAGGATATATAAACTATGAAAAATATCAAGGCGTTACATTAACTAGTAAAGGACGTGAAATAGCTGATGATGTTATTGAAACCCATGAAGCTATTCATAGATTATTCATTATGATCGGGGTTTCTCCTGAAAACGCTGAGAAAGACGCTTGCAAAGTCGAACACCATTTAAGTGAAGAAACAATAACCCAACTTAAAAAATTCGTTAAATATATAGAAGAAACGTTTGAAGGCGACTTAAAAACAATTAAAAACATAAAAAAAGAACTAGAACAACTAAAAAACGAAGAAAAATAA
- a CDS encoding ubiquitin-like small modifier protein 1: MIEVRLFATFRDIVNSKLEYGVDEVDSVGSLLSKLVDEYPEMEDQLFENNELRDNIMILINGKNIEFLKKLDTELEKGDRVAIFPPIAGG, translated from the coding sequence ATGATTGAAGTAAGACTCTTTGCAACATTTAGAGATATTGTTAACTCTAAACTAGAGTATGGTGTTGATGAAGTTGATTCAGTAGGTAGTTTGCTATCTAAGTTAGTTGATGAATATCCAGAGATGGAAGACCAATTATTCGAAAATAACGAACTTAGAGATAACATCATGATTCTTATTAATGGTAAAAATATAGAGTTCCTTAAGAAACTTGATACCGAATTGGAAAAAGGAGATAGAGTAGCGATATTCCCACCGATAGCAGGTGGATAA
- a CDS encoding aldehyde ferredoxin oxidoreductase C-terminal domain-containing protein produces MTNEKILRVDMDSGDVVFEDIPQEYEHFAGRAFTSNVISDEVDPECHPLGPNNKLVFSSGIITGTSAPSSGRLSVGSKSPLTGGIKESNVGTDFSQALKKLQIRGIIVEGQSDEYKLLKIDKDGVELVPAEEWSGIGLYEAFDQLRDEFGDVSISGVGIAAEMSGFNSGIAFNDPEGLSSRYAGRGGLGAVMASRGLKYIVVDDNDAPGVEIKDRELFKKGRKKVVDGLQEHDVTKTDGALSNYGTSVLINIVNEVGALPHYNFSKGQSEEAEKVSGERKVEEIEKRGGENPHTCSPGCIIQCSEVWTKEDGSDPVGALEYESVWALGPNCGIFDLDVVGELNRKCNDLGMDTIETGATIAVAMEGELLEFGDGEAALELLEEVRENTPRSKLILNGAKFAGDALGVNRVPVVKNQAMPAYDPRAVKGIGITYATSTMGADHTAGYSICQEVLGVGGKRDPLEINGKPELSREMQATTAAIDSVGHCLFSAFALLDIEEALEGVVEEVNGVLDTDMTIDDVVEYGQDILKTEREFNKAAGFTKQDDRIPEFMREEKLPPHNVAFEVSNEQLDSVFEK; encoded by the coding sequence ATGACTAATGAAAAGATTCTTAGAGTAGATATGGATAGTGGAGATGTAGTTTTTGAAGATATCCCACAGGAATATGAACATTTTGCGGGTAGAGCATTCACATCTAATGTTATTTCTGATGAGGTTGATCCAGAATGCCATCCCCTAGGGCCAAACAATAAACTCGTTTTTTCATCCGGAATAATTACAGGTACCAGCGCACCTTCATCGGGAAGGCTTTCAGTAGGAAGTAAATCTCCTTTAACAGGCGGAATCAAAGAGTCTAACGTAGGTACTGACTTTAGCCAAGCCTTAAAGAAACTTCAAATACGTGGAATTATTGTTGAAGGCCAGTCAGATGAATACAAACTACTAAAAATAGATAAAGACGGCGTAGAGTTAGTACCAGCCGAAGAATGGTCTGGAATAGGTTTGTATGAAGCATTTGATCAATTAAGAGATGAGTTTGGTGATGTAAGTATTTCTGGAGTGGGTATAGCAGCTGAAATGTCTGGTTTTAACTCTGGAATAGCTTTCAACGACCCTGAAGGTTTGTCTTCACGTTATGCAGGGCGTGGTGGGCTTGGAGCAGTTATGGCCTCTAGAGGGCTTAAATACATTGTAGTAGATGATAACGATGCACCGGGTGTTGAAATAAAAGATAGAGAGTTGTTTAAAAAAGGTCGTAAAAAAGTTGTCGATGGGCTTCAAGAACATGATGTAACTAAAACAGATGGCGCATTAAGTAATTACGGTACAAGTGTTCTTATCAACATAGTAAATGAAGTTGGTGCGTTACCACACTACAACTTCTCTAAGGGACAGAGTGAAGAAGCCGAAAAGGTGAGTGGAGAGAGAAAAGTTGAAGAAATTGAAAAAAGAGGTGGGGAAAACCCACATACATGTAGTCCAGGCTGCATCATACAGTGCTCTGAAGTTTGGACAAAAGAAGATGGTTCTGACCCAGTTGGAGCTCTAGAATATGAATCTGTTTGGGCATTAGGGCCAAACTGCGGAATATTTGACCTCGATGTAGTTGGTGAACTAAATAGAAAATGCAATGACCTCGGCATGGATACAATTGAAACCGGAGCGACAATAGCTGTAGCAATGGAAGGAGAACTACTAGAGTTTGGAGATGGAGAAGCAGCATTAGAACTACTTGAAGAAGTAAGAGAAAACACTCCACGTAGCAAACTGATCCTTAACGGCGCAAAATTCGCTGGAGATGCTCTAGGCGTAAACAGAGTCCCAGTAGTTAAAAACCAAGCAATGCCAGCATACGACCCAAGAGCTGTCAAGGGAATTGGAATAACATATGCAACCTCAACAATGGGAGCCGACCACACAGCAGGATACTCAATATGCCAAGAAGTCCTTGGAGTAGGAGGAAAAAGAGATCCCCTAGAAATCAATGGTAAGCCAGAACTCTCCAGAGAAATGCAAGCAACAACAGCAGCAATAGACTCAGTAGGACACTGTTTATTCTCAGCCTTTGCATTACTTGACATCGAAGAAGCCTTAGAAGGAGTAGTAGAAGAAGTAAATGGCGTCTTAGATACAGATATGACAATAGACGACGTTGTAGAATATGGACAAGACATACTAAAAACAGAGAGAGAATTCAATAAAGCAGCCGGATTCACAAAACAAGACGACAGAATCCCAGAGTTTATGAGGGAAGAAAAACTACCACCACACAACGTAGCCTTTGAAGTATCAAATGAACAACTAGACAGCGTCTTCGAAAAATAA
- a CDS encoding DNA-directed RNA polymerase subunit D, which produces MNIDVREFSPQKIKFILEDATPAKANSLRRALIAEVPTLAAEDIKIYENSSVMTDEMLALRIGLTPLKTSIDEFVLPEECTCGGEGCSACKTTLILGGEGPTTLYSGDLKTEDGVEIPDKKIPLVKLYEGQEVILEAEATLGKGKEHTKWQPVIACGYKGYPIQKITEECDNCGDCVEICPRNVYEIKNNQLEITDPENCSLCSLCVEECHAEAITVTDDTNKFIFNFETDGSLTPQEITTKSTQIIADKLQEFKETLNE; this is translated from the coding sequence ATGAACATTGATGTAAGAGAATTCAGTCCACAAAAAATCAAGTTCATACTAGAAGACGCAACCCCAGCCAAAGCAAACAGCCTACGAAGAGCCCTAATAGCCGAAGTACCCACACTCGCCGCAGAAGACATCAAAATATACGAAAACTCATCAGTAATGACCGACGAAATGTTAGCACTAAGAATAGGACTAACCCCTCTAAAAACATCAATAGATGAATTCGTATTACCAGAAGAATGCACATGCGGAGGAGAAGGATGCTCCGCATGCAAAACCACATTAATACTGGGTGGAGAAGGCCCTACAACACTATACTCCGGAGACCTAAAAACCGAAGACGGAGTAGAAATACCAGATAAAAAAATACCATTAGTCAAACTATACGAAGGCCAAGAAGTAATACTTGAAGCCGAAGCAACACTCGGTAAAGGAAAAGAACACACAAAATGGCAACCAGTCATAGCATGTGGATACAAAGGATATCCAATACAAAAAATCACAGAAGAATGCGACAACTGTGGAGACTGCGTAGAAATATGCCCAAGAAATGTATACGAAATAAAAAACAACCAACTAGAAATCACAGATCCAGAAAACTGTAGCCTATGCAGCCTCTGCGTCGAAGAATGCCACGCAGAAGCAATAACCGTAACCGACGACACAAATAAATTCATATTCAACTTCGAAACAGACGGATCACTCACACCCCAAGAAATCACAACAAAAAGCACCCAAATAATCGCAGATAAACTACAGGAATTCAAAGAAACCCTAAACGAATAA
- a CDS encoding 30S ribosomal protein S11 → MSDNKRWAVAHVYASFNNTLVTITDISGSETIAKSSGGMVVKSDRNESSPYAAMQAAEEAAQKAKNKGVTGVHVKIRAPGGNLQKNPGPGSGASIRAFARAGLQIGRIEDVTPIPHDGTRSPGGKRGRRV, encoded by the coding sequence ATGAGCGATAACAAAAGATGGGCAGTAGCCCACGTATACGCAAGCTTCAACAACACCCTAGTCACAATAACCGACATAAGCGGAAGCGAAACAATAGCAAAATCAAGCGGCGGAATGGTTGTAAAATCCGATAGAAACGAAAGCTCACCATACGCAGCAATGCAAGCAGCAGAAGAAGCTGCACAAAAAGCTAAAAACAAAGGAGTCACCGGCGTACACGTCAAAATACGAGCACCAGGTGGAAACCTACAGAAAAACCCAGGACCCGGATCAGGAGCAAGCATAAGAGCCTTCGCAAGAGCAGGACTCCAAATAGGCCGAATAGAAGACGTAACACCTATCCCACACGACGGAACCCGATCCCCAGGCGGCAAAAGAGGTAGGAGAGTATAA
- a CDS encoding 30S ribosomal protein S4, translated as MGSPKKNKKTYETPPHPWQQLRMEDESRLIQGYGLKNKKEIWKSESNLRNFRRKARELLAEVGRATETSKGVKQEKQQFLDKLKRYGLVEQDGTLDDVLGLKVRDILDRRLQSLVNKKGYARTPKQARQFITHGHIAVNGRKITVPSYLVKKSEENQISYSHTSPMKNEAHPERIEKVEEEL; from the coding sequence ATGGGAAGCCCTAAGAAAAACAAAAAAACCTACGAAACACCACCACATCCATGGCAACAACTGAGAATGGAAGACGAATCCAGATTAATACAAGGATACGGACTAAAAAACAAAAAAGAAATCTGGAAATCAGAAAGCAACCTAAGAAACTTCAGAAGAAAAGCAAGAGAACTACTAGCAGAAGTAGGTCGAGCAACAGAAACATCAAAAGGCGTTAAACAAGAAAAACAACAATTCCTAGACAAACTAAAAAGATATGGATTAGTCGAGCAAGATGGAACCCTAGACGACGTATTAGGACTCAAAGTAAGAGACATACTCGACAGAAGACTACAGAGCTTGGTAAACAAAAAAGGATACGCAAGAACACCAAAACAAGCCAGACAATTCATCACCCACGGCCACATAGCAGTAAACGGCCGTAAAATAACAGTCCCAAGCTATTTAGTCAAAAAATCAGAAGAAAACCAAATATCATACAGCCATACCTCACCAATGAAAAACGAAGCACACCCCGAAAGAATAGAAAAAGTAGAGGAGGAATTATAA
- a CDS encoding 30S ribosomal protein S13: MSDSFRHIVRIKNTNIEGDRRVDYALTGIKGIGQRTAKAITKLSGINPEKRLGTITDEEVEKIEQSIDQLEEKAPGWFVNRTKDYKTGENKHVTGSDLIVTHRQDLDRMKKINCYKGVRHKKGKKVRGQRTRSTGRSETTVGVKRAELQKQKDKAEEE; encoded by the coding sequence ATGTCAGATAGTTTTAGACATATAGTAAGGATTAAAAATACGAACATCGAAGGAGACAGGAGGGTAGATTACGCTTTAACAGGAATAAAAGGCATAGGCCAGAGAACCGCTAAAGCAATCACCAAACTAAGCGGAATCAACCCAGAAAAAAGACTAGGAACCATCACAGACGAAGAAGTCGAAAAAATAGAACAATCAATCGACCAACTTGAAGAAAAAGCACCAGGTTGGTTCGTAAACAGAACAAAAGACTACAAAACCGGTGAAAACAAACACGTAACTGGATCAGACCTAATAGTAACACACAGACAAGACCTAGACAGAATGAAAAAAATAAACTGCTACAAAGGAGTAAGACACAAAAAAGGCAAGAAAGTACGGGGCCAGAGAACAAGATCCACAGGTAGATCAGAAACCACAGTCGGTGTAAAGAGAGCCGAACTACAAAAACAAAAAGATAAAGCAGAGGAAGAATAA
- the cmk gene encoding (d)CMP kinase, translating into MIVAVSGPAGAGTSTTSRSVAEKSNLKHICAGQIFRQLANEKDMTLEEFSEYAEQNPKIDHDIDKRQQEIAENRDNILLEGRLAGWMAQNADIKVWLKAPLELRARRVARREDIQLEKALNEVKEREKSEKTRYREYYEIDIDDLTIYDLIIDTANWNKQSVINIIIEAINNYNHG; encoded by the coding sequence ATGATAGTAGCTGTAAGCGGGCCAGCAGGAGCTGGAACAAGCACAACCTCAAGATCAGTTGCAGAAAAATCAAATCTAAAACATATATGTGCAGGACAGATATTCCGACAACTAGCAAACGAAAAAGACATGACTCTTGAAGAATTCAGTGAATACGCAGAACAAAACCCTAAAATAGACCACGATATCGACAAAAGACAACAAGAAATAGCAGAAAACAGAGACAACATATTATTAGAAGGTAGGTTAGCAGGATGGATGGCTCAAAACGCAGATATAAAAGTATGGCTCAAAGCACCACTTGAACTCAGAGCAAGAAGAGTTGCAAGACGTGAAGACATACAACTAGAAAAAGCATTAAACGAAGTAAAAGAACGTGAAAAATCTGAAAAAACAAGATACAGAGAATACTACGAAATCGATATAGACGACCTAACAATATACGACCTAATAATCGACACAGCAAACTGGAACAAACAATCAGTCATCAACATAATAATCGAAGCAATAAACAACTACAACCACGGATAA
- a CDS encoding EMC3/TMCO1 family protein gives MSREALKDLVEKIVLFLAIGLMLAIFLDPTFFPTLGEIANNAILSPLTTLPVELAIMAVAAFNGVLSSIAQKYGMDMDEQKERQQKMKELSNKIKEARMAGDQGKLNKLEQERTELTQELMGNLTKQFKPMLYILVITIPFFAWVYYVTDPASGIYEAPQMLLPFLGEIDFSARAWGTIPAWIVWYIICSIPISQVARKAMKVGI, from the coding sequence ATGAGTCGAGAGGCCCTCAAAGACCTAGTAGAGAAAATCGTACTCTTCTTAGCAATAGGTCTGATGCTGGCCATATTTCTCGACCCAACATTCTTCCCAACCTTAGGAGAAATAGCAAACAACGCAATCCTAAGTCCATTAACAACACTCCCAGTAGAACTAGCAATAATGGCAGTAGCTGCATTCAATGGAGTCTTAAGCTCCATCGCCCAGAAATACGGAATGGACATGGATGAACAAAAAGAAAGACAACAAAAAATGAAAGAACTATCCAACAAAATCAAAGAAGCACGAATGGCTGGAGACCAAGGAAAACTCAATAAACTTGAACAAGAAAGAACAGAGCTAACACAAGAACTAATGGGAAACCTAACAAAACAATTCAAACCAATGCTATACATCCTAGTAATAACAATACCATTCTTCGCATGGGTATACTACGTAACAGACCCAGCAAGCGGAATATACGAAGCACCACAAATGCTGTTACCATTCCTTGGAGAAATCGATTTCTCAGCAAGAGCATGGGGAACAATACCCGCATGGATCGTCTGGTACATAATCTGCTCAATACCAATAAGCCAGGTTGCCCGTAAAGCAATGAAAGTCGGAATCTAA
- a CDS encoding adenylate kinase: protein MTLVVLTGSPGVGKSTVAEKALQKTDKEFKTVNYGDKMLEVAKDRGWVENRDQMRKLDPKKQKEVQKIAGEKISQMSEKQSIMVDTHSTIKTPQGYLPGIPEWVLNALDPDTIIVVEASPKEIIARREKDAGERIRDKETSKQLSEHQEMNRVAAMACAILNGSTVKIIENPDGGLEEAAESLLKVLK, encoded by the coding sequence ATGACACTAGTAGTCCTAACAGGATCACCAGGAGTCGGAAAATCAACAGTAGCAGAAAAAGCACTTCAAAAAACAGATAAAGAATTCAAAACAGTTAACTACGGAGACAAAATGCTAGAGGTCGCCAAAGACCGAGGCTGGGTCGAAAACCGAGATCAAATGAGAAAACTAGACCCCAAAAAACAAAAAGAAGTACAAAAAATCGCTGGAGAAAAAATCTCCCAGATGTCAGAAAAACAATCAATAATGGTCGATACACACAGCACAATAAAAACACCTCAAGGATACCTACCAGGAATCCCAGAATGGGTTTTAAACGCACTAGACCCAGACACAATAATAGTAGTCGAAGCCTCACCAAAAGAAATCATAGCAAGAAGAGAGAAAGACGCTGGAGAACGAATAAGAGATAAAGAAACCTCAAAACAACTTTCAGAACACCAAGAAATGAATCGAGTCGCTGCAATGGCTTGCGCAATACTAAATGGATCAACAGTTAAAATAATAGAAAACCCAGATGGAGGCCTTGAAGAGGCCGCAGAATCATTATTAAAGGTGCTTAAATGA
- a CDS encoding uL15m family ribosomal protein: MGNKRRGSKTHGKGHGKSHRGAGHRGGRGKTGRAKHKKSSGHKFGKYGFNRPPKLVTENEVINIGRIDEIAKHLVETGQATKEDDTITIDTTELGIDKVLGRGEINQNLKIIAENFSDSAIKKIEDAGGEVEEKQ; the protein is encoded by the coding sequence ATGGGAAACAAAAGAAGAGGATCCAAAACACATGGAAAAGGCCATGGAAAAAGCCATAGAGGCGCAGGACATCGAGGAGGACGTGGAAAAACAGGTAGAGCCAAACACAAAAAAAGCAGTGGACATAAATTCGGAAAATACGGATTCAACCGACCCCCAAAACTAGTCACAGAAAACGAAGTCATCAACATAGGCCGTATCGACGAAATAGCAAAACACCTCGTAGAAACAGGACAAGCCACAAAAGAAGATGACACAATAACCATAGACACAACCGAACTTGGAATCGACAAAGTATTAGGCAGAGGTGAAATAAACCAAAACCTAAAAATAATAGCCGAAAACTTCTCAGACTCCGCAATAAAGAAAATAGAAGATGCAGGTGGAGAAGTGGAGGAAAAACAATGA
- a CDS encoding 50S ribosomal protein L30 → MYAAIRVRGTVGVQKNTTKALEHINLNRPNHCTLLKENDTNEGMLQKTKDYITWGELNQEGAKHLLKRADYKNGELEEKIEQHGSLEELSQKIIDGDITPEELDMKPVIRLHPPRKGYKKTKRSYAENGSLGYRGEDINKLIYRMR, encoded by the coding sequence ATGTATGCAGCAATCAGAGTAAGAGGAACCGTAGGAGTGCAAAAAAACACAACCAAAGCACTAGAACACATTAACCTCAACAGACCAAACCACTGTACACTACTAAAAGAAAACGATACAAACGAAGGAATGCTACAAAAAACAAAAGACTACATAACCTGGGGAGAATTAAACCAAGAAGGAGCCAAACACCTACTAAAAAGAGCAGACTACAAAAACGGTGAACTCGAAGAAAAAATCGAACAACACGGCTCCCTAGAAGAACTATCCCAAAAAATAATAGATGGAGACATAACTCCAGAAGAACTCGACATGAAACCAGTCATTAGACTACATCCCCCAAGAAAAGGATACAAAAAAACAAAACGATCCTATGCCGAAAACGGAAGCCTCGGATACAGAGGAGAAGACATAAACAAACTAATATACAGAATGAGGTGA
- a CDS encoding 30S ribosomal protein S5 has translation MSAAQKQHKEEWIPKTKLGRLVASGEITTIKEALNSGLPLKEVEIIDQLINVEEEVLDVNMVQRMTDSGRRVKFRTQVVVGNRNGYVGIAEAKDEEVGPAIRKAITNAKLNLIDIRRGCGSWECGCGTQHSIPIKVTGNAGSTRVTLIPAPNGIGLAVGETAKKVLELAGIKDIWSSTKGETRTTINFGRATFDALKKTAMVKMPERDD, from the coding sequence ATGTCAGCAGCTCAGAAACAACATAAAGAAGAATGGATACCTAAAACAAAGCTCGGAAGACTCGTAGCCTCAGGAGAAATAACAACAATAAAAGAAGCATTAAACTCAGGCCTACCACTAAAAGAAGTTGAAATAATAGACCAACTAATAAACGTAGAAGAAGAAGTCCTCGACGTAAACATGGTTCAGAGAATGACAGACTCCGGACGGAGAGTCAAATTCAGAACACAAGTAGTAGTAGGCAACCGAAATGGATACGTAGGGATAGCAGAAGCAAAAGACGAAGAAGTAGGTCCAGCAATACGCAAAGCAATAACAAACGCAAAACTAAACCTAATCGATATAAGAAGAGGCTGTGGATCATGGGAATGTGGTTGTGGAACCCAACACAGCATACCAATAAAAGTAACAGGAAACGCTGGAAGCACAAGAGTCACATTAATCCCAGCCCCAAACGGAATAGGACTAGCAGTCGGAGAAACCGCAAAAAAAGTACTTGAACTAGCCGGAATCAAAGACATATGGTCATCAACCAAAGGAGAAACAAGAACAACAATCAACTTCGGAAGAGCAACATTCGATGCACTCAAAAAAACAGCTATGGTAAAAATGCCAGAAAGAGATGATTAA